A part of Lacibacter sp. H407 genomic DNA contains:
- a CDS encoding COX15/CtaA family protein, which produces MTQTSTSQKAVANWLLFGVFMLIIQILLGGITRLTGSGLSITEWEVVTGTLPPLNETKWLEEFAKYKGTPQYQLLNTDFTLSDFKFIFFWEWFHRLWARVMGMVFAVGFIYFLVRRYFKQEMIKPLLILFLLGGLQGAVGWIMVASGLVGDAVYVKPTRLALHFILAMGLLCYTFWFALQLRVKKEQITHNRAINSFTLWLLVLLVVQLMFGALMAGHKAATAAPSWPMINTEWIPAALFKDSPWLINFIENKITIHFVHRGLAYLLTALVIVWYYKAAKVKGSDLFQVTRFLPLFLVVLQVVLGIASVLTSPQIIPNRWGLFEWMAQLHQLVGMFLLLSFIWVLYLVRRKQVA; this is translated from the coding sequence ATGACGCAAACTTCCACTTCGCAAAAAGCCGTTGCCAACTGGTTACTCTTCGGCGTGTTCATGTTAATTATTCAGATCTTACTAGGCGGTATTACCCGTTTAACAGGTAGCGGTTTAAGTATTACCGAGTGGGAAGTTGTAACGGGCACCTTGCCACCGTTGAATGAAACAAAGTGGCTGGAAGAATTTGCAAAGTATAAAGGAACACCGCAATACCAATTACTCAATACTGATTTTACACTCAGCGATTTTAAATTCATTTTCTTTTGGGAATGGTTCCATCGTTTATGGGCACGTGTGATGGGAATGGTGTTTGCAGTTGGTTTTATTTACTTTTTAGTACGCAGGTATTTTAAACAGGAGATGATCAAACCGTTGCTCATCTTGTTTTTGCTCGGCGGATTACAAGGTGCTGTTGGTTGGATCATGGTAGCAAGTGGTTTAGTTGGAGATGCCGTGTATGTAAAACCCACAAGACTGGCACTCCATTTTATTTTAGCAATGGGTTTACTTTGTTATACTTTTTGGTTTGCATTGCAGCTGCGTGTAAAAAAAGAACAGATCACACATAACCGTGCTATCAACAGCTTTACATTGTGGCTATTGGTTTTGCTGGTTGTACAATTAATGTTTGGTGCATTGATGGCCGGACATAAAGCAGCCACCGCTGCACCATCGTGGCCCATGATCAACACCGAATGGATTCCTGCTGCATTATTTAAAGATTCACCGTGGCTCATCAACTTTATTGAGAACAAAATCACCATTCATTTTGTACATCGTGGTCTTGCATACTTACTTACTGCACTCGTTATTGTTTGGTATTATAAAGCTGCCAAAGTAAAAGGCTCCGATCTGTTTCAGGTAACACGTTTTCTTCCTTTGTTCCTGGTAGTTCTGCAGGTAGTATTAGGTATTGCTTCAGTACTTACATCACCACAAATTATTCCCAACCGCTGGGGTTTGTTTGAGTGGATGGCGCAACTACATCAACTGGTGGGTATGTTCTTATTGCTCAGCTTTATCTGGGTACTTTACCTGGTACGCCGAAAACAAGTGGCATAA
- a CDS encoding FAD-dependent oxidoreductase has product MKYIIVGAVAGGASTAARIRRLDEHAEIIIFEKGEYISFANCGLPYYIGDVIKDRNKLFVQTAAAFNQRFNIDVRVQTEVTAINPSAKTITAVKQLTGEIYEETYDKLILSPGAEPVRPPLPGIGIEGIFTLRNVRDTDYIKAYVQQKQVTRAVIIGAGFIGLEMAENFYELGLDVTVVEMINQVMAPVDYPIASFVQQHIRSKKVQLRLNTAVTGFTKVGERIEVTLNNGEVLIADVVLLSIGVRPDTRLAAMANLKIGLAKGIWVNEFLQTSDPDIYAVGDAIEFENPITHQPMITYLAGPANKQGRICADNVVLGNVRSYKGSINTAIVKVFDKTVGTTGTASKHLTAAGIEHIVSTTHSGSHAGYYPGSKQMTIQLAFTPNEGRLLSAQIAGYDGVDKRLDVFASFIKQGKTIYDLIEFEHAYAPPYSSAKDPVNMAGFVAENILLDRLRVFYWNEIEQQKPADLLIDVRRKDEFEAGNIPGAINLPVDELRNRLSEIPKNKPIYIYCEAGLRGYLAQRILRQNGYNNVANLSGGYYLWKSCTNEQSKLISKPQDFLVHQ; this is encoded by the coding sequence ATGAAGTACATCATTGTAGGTGCCGTTGCAGGCGGAGCCAGTACAGCAGCAAGAATCAGAAGATTAGATGAACATGCCGAGATCATCATCTTTGAAAAAGGTGAATACATTTCGTTTGCCAATTGTGGACTGCCATACTATATCGGCGATGTGATCAAAGACCGAAACAAACTCTTTGTACAAACAGCAGCCGCTTTCAATCAACGCTTCAATATTGATGTGCGTGTACAAACAGAAGTAACTGCTATTAACCCATCAGCCAAAACCATTACTGCGGTTAAACAGTTGACCGGCGAGATATATGAAGAAACGTACGACAAACTGATTCTTTCACCCGGAGCAGAACCTGTTCGTCCACCTTTACCCGGCATTGGAATCGAAGGTATTTTCACCTTACGCAATGTACGAGACACTGATTATATTAAAGCGTATGTTCAGCAAAAGCAGGTAACCCGTGCAGTGATCATTGGTGCCGGCTTTATTGGATTGGAAATGGCAGAAAACTTTTATGAGCTTGGTTTGGATGTAACCGTTGTTGAAATGATCAACCAGGTAATGGCTCCTGTTGATTATCCCATTGCTTCGTTTGTGCAGCAACACATCCGTTCAAAAAAAGTACAACTTCGTTTGAACACAGCCGTTACCGGCTTTACAAAAGTGGGCGAAAGAATTGAAGTGACATTGAATAATGGCGAAGTATTGATTGCCGATGTGGTGCTGCTTTCTATTGGTGTTCGTCCCGATACAAGACTCGCAGCAATGGCCAACTTAAAAATCGGACTGGCAAAAGGTATTTGGGTAAATGAATTTCTGCAAACATCCGATCCGGATATTTATGCAGTGGGTGATGCAATTGAATTTGAAAATCCTATTACACATCAACCGATGATCACTTACCTCGCAGGCCCGGCTAACAAACAAGGACGCATCTGCGCCGATAATGTGGTGCTTGGTAATGTTCGCTCCTACAAAGGTTCAATCAATACGGCAATTGTAAAAGTATTCGATAAGACGGTGGGTACAACCGGTACTGCATCAAAACATTTAACTGCTGCAGGCATTGAACATATTGTTTCCACCACACATAGCGGATCACATGCAGGTTATTATCCCGGATCCAAACAAATGACTATACAACTTGCGTTTACACCAAATGAAGGACGCTTACTCAGTGCACAAATTGCAGGTTACGATGGTGTTGATAAACGCCTCGATGTATTTGCATCATTTATCAAACAAGGAAAAACAATTTACGACTTGATAGAGTTTGAACATGCGTATGCACCTCCCTATTCATCAGCCAAAGACCCGGTGAACATGGCTGGTTTTGTTGCGGAGAATATTTTATTGGATCGGTTGCGTGTGTTTTATTGGAATGAAATTGAACAACAAAAACCAGCTGATCTGTTGATTGATGTTCGCCGCAAAGATGAGTTTGAAGCAGGTAATATTCCCGGAGCAATCAATCTGCCTGTTGATGAATTAAGAAACAGGTTAAGTGAAATTCCTAAGAACAAGCCAATTTATATCTATTGCGAAGCAGGTTTACGTGGCTACCTGGCGCAACGTATACTCCGTCAGAATGGATACAACAATGTAGCCAATCTTTCCGGCGGATATTATTTGTGGAAATCATGTACTAACGAACAAAGCAAGCTAATCAGTAAGCCACAGGATTTTCTTGTTCATCAATAA
- the sqr gene encoding type III sulfide quinone reductase, selenoprotein subtype: MKNLVILGAGTAGTMMANHLHHELKQPDWQITIIDERNEHHYQPGYLFLPFDIYTPDDIVKTIEEFIPNDVTLLKRKIERIVPTENKIQLKDGAELNYDILIVATGAKIAPEETEGMGGKEWQKSVFDFYTFEGALALRNKLRDWEGGKLVVHITEMPIKCPVAPLEFAFLADSFFKHKHMRDKVEITYVTPLSGAFTKPKATEALEHLLHEKGINIESDFAIEHVDNENKTIVDYGGREIPFDILVTVPTNKGDALMERSGMGDDLNYVPTHKATLQSKDYANVFVIGDASNIPASKAGSVAHFEAEILTENILRYVKDEPLKEEFDGHANCFIETGGGKALLIDFNYTHEPVEGSFPFAGIGPLRLLKESRMNHMGKLAFRWIYWNVLLKGTHIPFVSATMSESGKNYN, from the coding sequence ATGAAAAATTTAGTTATACTCGGAGCCGGCACTGCAGGTACCATGATGGCCAATCATCTGCATCATGAATTAAAACAACCCGATTGGCAGATTACGATTATCGATGAGCGCAATGAACATCACTATCAACCTGGTTATCTTTTTCTCCCGTTTGATATTTATACACCCGATGATATTGTTAAAACAATAGAAGAGTTTATTCCAAATGATGTAACACTGCTGAAACGTAAAATTGAACGCATTGTTCCTACCGAAAATAAAATTCAATTGAAAGATGGTGCTGAATTAAATTATGATATTCTCATTGTTGCTACAGGTGCAAAAATTGCACCCGAAGAAACAGAAGGCATGGGAGGAAAGGAGTGGCAGAAATCTGTTTTCGATTTCTACACATTTGAAGGTGCGTTGGCATTACGTAATAAATTGAGAGATTGGGAAGGAGGTAAACTGGTGGTGCATATCACCGAAATGCCGATCAAATGCCCGGTTGCACCGTTGGAATTTGCCTTCCTGGCTGATTCTTTCTTTAAGCATAAGCACATGCGTGATAAAGTAGAGATCACCTATGTAACTCCGTTAAGCGGTGCGTTTACAAAACCTAAAGCAACAGAAGCACTGGAACATTTGCTGCATGAAAAAGGAATCAACATTGAAAGTGATTTTGCAATTGAGCATGTAGATAACGAAAACAAAACCATTGTTGACTATGGCGGCAGAGAAATTCCGTTTGATATTCTTGTTACAGTTCCTACAAACAAAGGTGATGCGTTGATGGAACGTTCAGGCATGGGCGATGATCTCAACTATGTACCAACTCATAAAGCAACCCTCCAATCGAAAGACTATGCGAATGTATTTGTAATTGGTGACGCAAGTAATATACCTGCATCAAAGGCAGGATCGGTTGCACACTTTGAAGCGGAGATCTTAACAGAAAATATTCTTCGCTATGTAAAAGACGAGCCATTGAAAGAAGAATTTGATGGACATGCGAATTGCTTTATTGAAACAGGTGGAGGGAAAGCGTTATTGATCGATTTCAACTATACGCATGAACCGGTAGAAGGAAGTTTTCCTTTTGCAGGAATTGGTCCGTTGCGTTTGTTGAAAGAAAGCCGCATGAACCACATGGGTAAACTCGCCTTTCGCTGGATCTATTGGAATGTATTACTCAAAGGAACACATATTCCGTTTGTATCAGCAACCATGAGCGAAAGCGGAAAAAATTATAACTAA
- a CDS encoding TusE/DsrC/DsvC family sulfur relay protein has translation MEKTIAGKTIAVNEEGYLTDFSQWDESVGKELATEANIDLTPRHWEVLKYLQKEQQNQIALSIRRVGKSGVVDIKEFYSLFPNAPLKTSTKIAGIPKPASCI, from the coding sequence ATGGAAAAGACAATAGCAGGTAAAACAATTGCCGTTAACGAAGAAGGTTATTTAACTGATTTCAGCCAATGGGATGAGAGTGTTGGAAAGGAATTAGCAACCGAAGCCAACATTGATCTTACGCCCCGCCATTGGGAAGTGCTGAAATATCTGCAAAAGGAACAGCAGAACCAGATTGCACTCAGCATCAGGCGTGTGGGTAAAAGTGGCGTAGTGGATATTAAAGAGTTCTATTCTTTGTTCCCCAATGCACCATTGAAAACCTCTACCAAAATTGCGGGTATCCCCAAGCCTGCCAGTTGTATTTAA
- a CDS encoding DsrE/DsrF/DrsH-like family protein — protein sequence MNEDKGKIKKMMIILSKASLENVYAAFVLANGARMEGIESELFFTFFGLEAINKKKMDSLHIATVGNPAMHMPTMIGGLPGMEALATTMMKKEMEKVDMPEIPEFLDILYASGVKMWACKLAFDMFHYKEEDLYEGVDDIITVGDFYKRSEGEGVHMLFI from the coding sequence ATGAATGAAGATAAAGGCAAAATAAAAAAGATGATGATCATCTTATCAAAAGCATCATTGGAAAATGTATATGCTGCTTTTGTATTAGCTAATGGAGCACGTATGGAAGGAATTGAATCAGAGTTATTCTTTACCTTTTTTGGATTGGAAGCGATCAATAAAAAGAAAATGGATAGTCTGCATATTGCTACAGTTGGCAACCCTGCTATGCATATGCCCACCATGATTGGCGGGCTCCCCGGTATGGAAGCATTGGCAACAACCATGATGAAGAAAGAAATGGAAAAAGTAGATATGCCGGAGATTCCTGAATTCCTCGATATCCTCTATGCATCAGGAGTAAAAATGTGGGCCTGCAAACTTGCGTTTGATATGTTCCATTACAAAGAAGAAGACTTATACGAAGGCGTTGATGATATTATAACCGTTGGTGATTTTTATAAACGCAGCGAAGGCGAAGGCGTTCACATGCTGTTTATATAG
- a CDS encoding MFS transporter — MKQGLNENRNQFILLVLVNAFVGAMVGLERTVMPDYAAARFQMDSTVALVSFIAAFGTTKAIFNLLTGYLHQHYNRKQILLLGWAAAIPVPFLLLFAQDWWMVIVANIFLGINQGLAWSSTVVMKVDLVGAKNRGLAMGINEFAGYVAVGLAGYLATSLAHTYGAGFYPFVPGIFFVVIGFLLSWLLVKDTTAFVTHEQQATEQRTFKSLWKEVSFRHYNMGSVNINGFVNNLNDGVLWGLLPIWLLSNGYSILETGSIAVIYPAVWGISQLFAGKLGDHFCKKQLLTVGMLLQAAGLVLLVIGTAKLFVITAMLLMGLGTGLVYPNFLTVIAENLSPAQRSKGLSIFRFWRDLGYVAGALGAGLIAELFSIPVAFTVVAVLTAAAGIMANVRMCCTFKLLWRSHTCTEAAAF; from the coding sequence ATGAAGCAAGGTTTAAATGAAAATAGAAATCAATTCATCCTGCTGGTGCTGGTAAATGCATTCGTAGGTGCAATGGTTGGTTTGGAGCGAACAGTGATGCCCGACTATGCAGCTGCACGTTTTCAAATGGATTCAACGGTTGCATTGGTTTCATTTATTGCAGCATTCGGCACAACCAAAGCCATCTTTAATTTACTCACGGGTTATTTACACCAGCACTACAATCGCAAACAGATCTTACTACTTGGCTGGGCAGCCGCAATACCTGTTCCTTTTCTTTTACTCTTTGCACAAGATTGGTGGATGGTAATTGTTGCCAATATTTTCTTAGGCATCAATCAGGGGTTGGCATGGTCATCAACAGTTGTTATGAAAGTGGATTTAGTAGGAGCGAAGAACCGTGGACTGGCGATGGGCATTAATGAATTTGCCGGTTATGTGGCTGTTGGGTTAGCCGGTTATCTTGCAACAAGTCTTGCACATACATACGGTGCAGGATTTTATCCGTTTGTACCGGGAATCTTTTTTGTGGTGATCGGTTTTTTACTATCGTGGTTATTGGTAAAAGATACAACTGCATTTGTAACACATGAACAGCAAGCAACTGAACAACGAACATTCAAATCGCTTTGGAAAGAAGTAAGCTTCCGTCATTATAACATGGGTAGTGTGAACATCAATGGGTTTGTTAATAATCTGAATGATGGTGTGTTGTGGGGACTATTACCCATTTGGTTATTATCGAATGGGTACAGCATTTTAGAAACAGGAAGTATTGCTGTTATCTATCCGGCAGTGTGGGGCATCAGTCAATTGTTTGCAGGAAAACTGGGTGATCACTTTTGTAAAAAGCAACTGCTTACTGTTGGCATGTTGTTACAGGCAGCAGGTCTTGTACTCCTTGTAATTGGTACAGCAAAATTATTTGTGATAACTGCTATGCTGTTGATGGGATTGGGAACAGGGTTGGTGTATCCAAACTTCCTCACCGTTATTGCAGAAAATCTTTCACCTGCGCAACGTTCAAAAGGATTAAGCATTTTCCGTTTCTGGAGAGATTTAGGTTATGTTGCCGGTGCATTAGGTGCAGGACTAATTGCAGAACTCTTCAGCATACCTGTTGCGTTTACAGTTGTTGCTGTATTAACAGCAGCAGCCGGCATAATGGCCAATGTACGGATGTGCTGCACCTTTAAACTATTATGGCGCAGCCACACCTGCACAGAAGCTGCTGCTTTTTGA
- a CDS encoding DsrE family protein, which yields MQGLKFLLVSALVISSSFLKAQSKIVWEMASGDTAQQRILFRQVGNVLAAAPDTKIEIVFHGNAVWGLLKDTGYFKEQIIGFHKKGVVMAVCNNALKMRNIKTDRVIPEGTVVPVAILELVKKQEEGWSYIKAAN from the coding sequence ATGCAAGGATTAAAATTCTTACTCGTATCAGCACTGGTTATCAGTTCATCTTTTTTAAAGGCGCAATCGAAAATTGTATGGGAAATGGCATCGGGTGATACTGCCCAGCAACGTATCCTGTTCAGACAGGTAGGTAATGTACTTGCAGCCGCACCTGATACAAAAATTGAAATTGTATTTCACGGAAATGCTGTTTGGGGTCTGCTGAAAGACACCGGTTATTTTAAAGAACAGATCATTGGCTTTCATAAAAAGGGAGTGGTAATGGCTGTTTGTAACAATGCTTTAAAAATGAGGAATATTAAAACAGACAGAGTGATACCCGAAGGAACCGTTGTTCCTGTTGCCATTCTTGAATTAGTAAAAAAACAGGAAGAAGGCTGGAGTTATATTAAAGCAGCCAATTGA
- a CDS encoding 5'-nucleotidase C-terminal domain-containing protein, with product MPDTKITHLNNCSCSSCSDGQQIAPISQNSRRDFFKSASAIAAGAVLPASIVNAVSGDDYHANELLGNKAVKDGKAKVFTLLHTSDIHAQLYTHDEFFFENNQPVYKKRGGFAVLKTMLHTLKAQNPTNTIIIDGGDCFQGGGVAALTEGKGIVPLINNIGYDLILPGNWEVVYGKDMMLKDLGGYNSAKICANMFHDNSDENKNDLIFPPYWTKMLGGVKIGFIGYNDPLTPKRQSPAYSKGITFTKPEINVAKYVKILKEYENCAMIFLVTHMGLAQQVDLANQPELQGVDYILGADTHERVRVPIQGKYAKVTEPGAFGSFVAKLDIVIENGQIKDENYQLLDVDPEKYKPDPAMERLVEEVSAPHKKELNKVIGKTKTTLVRYYVIENPMDNLITDALMWKFKDANVDVVVSNGFRFCPPLVADAKKGYAEITNDFLWSMLPVESDVKMGEVSGAQLHDWMEQELHNVFAKDPAKRFGGWVVRFKGMEMNFTMNNDLGKRVNRITINGKPLDKKKQYTMLACERDGDPDDTLCRLEKVKNPRKPGHTLHGIMREYLAAHPMVAPKIEGRATATDAPSTLLSQLEGYNYTFI from the coding sequence ATGCCAGATACAAAAATTACCCATCTGAACAATTGTTCATGCAGCAGTTGTTCAGATGGTCAACAAATCGCACCCATCTCGCAAAACTCAAGAAGAGATTTTTTTAAGTCAGCATCTGCTATTGCAGCAGGTGCTGTGTTACCCGCATCCATTGTAAATGCTGTAAGCGGCGACGATTATCATGCAAATGAATTGTTAGGGAATAAAGCGGTGAAAGATGGTAAAGCAAAAGTATTTACCCTTTTGCACACATCCGATATTCATGCACAGCTATACACACACGATGAATTCTTTTTTGAAAACAACCAACCGGTTTATAAAAAACGTGGCGGGTTTGCGGTATTGAAAACAATGCTGCATACCCTCAAAGCACAAAACCCAACAAACACCATTATTATTGACGGTGGTGATTGCTTCCAGGGCGGTGGTGTAGCTGCATTAACTGAAGGAAAAGGAATTGTACCACTGATAAACAATATTGGGTATGATCTTATTCTGCCAGGTAACTGGGAAGTAGTGTATGGAAAAGATATGATGCTGAAAGATCTTGGTGGTTACAATAGTGCAAAGATCTGTGCCAACATGTTTCATGATAATTCGGATGAAAATAAAAACGATCTGATTTTTCCTCCTTACTGGACAAAAATGTTGGGTGGAGTTAAAATTGGATTCATTGGTTATAACGATCCGCTTACACCTAAACGTCAATCGCCTGCTTACAGTAAAGGCATCACGTTTACAAAACCGGAAATAAATGTGGCGAAGTATGTCAAAATTCTTAAAGAGTATGAGAATTGCGCAATGATATTTTTAGTAACACATATGGGTTTGGCGCAACAGGTTGATCTTGCCAATCAACCCGAATTACAGGGAGTTGACTATATACTTGGTGCCGATACGCATGAACGTGTGCGTGTGCCCATACAAGGTAAGTATGCAAAGGTTACAGAGCCCGGCGCCTTTGGTTCTTTTGTTGCCAAGCTTGATATCGTTATTGAAAACGGACAAATAAAAGATGAGAACTACCAATTGCTCGATGTGGATCCTGAAAAATATAAACCCGATCCCGCAATGGAAAGGCTGGTTGAAGAAGTAAGTGCTCCACATAAAAAAGAACTCAATAAAGTAATTGGCAAAACCAAAACAACATTGGTACGCTATTATGTTATTGAAAACCCAATGGACAACCTGATCACCGATGCATTGATGTGGAAATTTAAAGATGCAAACGTTGATGTGGTGGTGAGTAATGGTTTTCGTTTTTGTCCCCCATTAGTTGCCGATGCAAAAAAAGGATATGCAGAGATCACCAATGATTTTTTATGGAGCATGCTCCCGGTTGAAAGCGATGTAAAGATGGGTGAAGTAAGCGGCGCACAGTTACATGATTGGATGGAACAGGAGTTGCACAATGTGTTTGCTAAAGATCCCGCCAAACGTTTTGGAGGCTGGGTGGTTCGTTTCAAAGGAATGGAGATGAACTTCACCATGAATAATGATTTGGGAAAACGTGTAAACCGGATAACCATCAATGGCAAACCTCTTGATAAAAAGAAACAATATACCATGCTCGCCTGCGAACGTGATGGTGATCCTGATGACACCTTATGCCGTCTGGAAAAAGTAAAGAACCCCCGCAAACCCGGCCATACATTACACGGCATTATGCGTGAATATCTGGCTGCACATCCAATGGTAGCGCCAAAAATTGAAGGCCGTGCAACAGCAACCGATGCTCCGTCAACATTATTATCGCAACTGGAAGGATATAATTATACATTTATCTGA
- a CDS encoding c-type cytochrome, which yields MNTQRTILVFLILLLLITATQFSCNESGKEESTAVDSTIQQTVWKGPPASQIPYYSREDGKLIWYGHELIANTSKYLGPKGSVLQITNGMNCQNCHLDAGTKPWGNNYGAVYTTYPKFRDRSGGIETIYKRVNDCMERSLNGTALDTNSKEMRAIYAYIKWLGEDLKKGDKPKGSGIVELPFLSRAADPQQGKTVYVQKCQTCHGANGEGLMNIDGNAYAYPPLWGKNSYNSGAGLFRLSRFAGYVKNNMPQGTDYHAPQLSDEEAWDVAAFVNSQPRPSKDLSSDWPDISKKPIDHPFGPYADSFTEQQHKYGPYGPIKDFKEQQKKSVSQKSK from the coding sequence GTGAATACACAGAGAACCATACTTGTATTTCTTATTCTGTTGCTGCTGATTACAGCTACACAGTTTAGCTGTAATGAATCAGGCAAAGAGGAATCAACTGCAGTTGACTCAACCATTCAGCAAACTGTTTGGAAGGGGCCACCTGCTAGCCAGATTCCTTATTACTCAAGAGAAGATGGAAAACTCATCTGGTATGGTCATGAACTGATCGCTAATACATCGAAATATCTAGGCCCGAAAGGATCGGTACTGCAGATCACGAATGGCATGAATTGTCAGAACTGTCATTTAGATGCAGGTACAAAACCATGGGGGAATAATTATGGGGCTGTTTATACAACCTATCCAAAATTCAGAGATCGCTCAGGTGGTATAGAAACCATTTACAAACGGGTGAACGATTGCATGGAACGGAGTTTAAATGGAACAGCACTTGATACAAATTCAAAAGAGATGCGGGCCATTTATGCCTACATCAAATGGTTGGGCGAAGATTTGAAGAAAGGCGATAAACCAAAAGGCTCCGGTATTGTTGAGCTGCCTTTTTTGAGCCGTGCTGCCGATCCGCAACAAGGCAAAACAGTGTACGTGCAGAAATGCCAAACCTGCCATGGAGCAAATGGTGAAGGATTAATGAACATAGATGGTAATGCGTATGCATATCCACCATTATGGGGTAAGAACAGTTACAATAGCGGCGCCGGTTTATTCCGTTTATCACGCTTTGCAGGTTATGTAAAAAATAATATGCCACAGGGAACCGATTATCATGCCCCGCAACTGAGCGACGAAGAAGCATGGGATGTGGCAGCATTCGTTAACTCGCAACCACGTCCTTCAAAAGATCTGAGCAGCGATTGGCCCGATATTTCAAAGAAACCAATCGACCATCCGTTTGGTCCCTATGCTGATTCATTTACTGAACAGCAACATAAATATGGTCCTTATGGTCCCATCAAGGATTTTAAGGAGCAGCAAAAAAAATCCGTTTCTCAAAAATCAAAGTAA
- a CDS encoding DUF6691 family protein gives MEQHKNIAEEEIVVEQKHHEFLTENTDFEMRSMDATCFNESELQHPWWHNFKYAFVGLLFGILFVKAEVVSWFRIQEMFRLQSFHMYGIIGSAVVVGIISIWLIKKFKVKTIYGEPIEFVDKKFNKGQIYGGLLFGLGWAVTGACPGPLFAQIGNGATVIAVTLLSAIAGTWVYGKFREQLPH, from the coding sequence ATGGAACAACATAAAAATATAGCTGAAGAAGAAATAGTGGTGGAACAAAAACACCATGAGTTCCTTACGGAGAATACAGATTTTGAAATGCGTTCGATGGATGCTACCTGCTTCAACGAATCAGAACTTCAACATCCATGGTGGCATAATTTCAAATATGCATTTGTAGGGTTACTGTTTGGTATCCTCTTCGTAAAAGCAGAAGTGGTTTCCTGGTTCCGTATACAGGAAATGTTTCGACTGCAAAGTTTTCACATGTATGGCATCATTGGTTCTGCAGTAGTAGTGGGTATCATCAGTATTTGGCTTATTAAAAAATTCAAAGTCAAAACTATCTATGGTGAACCAATTGAATTTGTTGATAAGAAATTCAATAAGGGTCAGATTTATGGTGGACTTCTGTTTGGTTTAGGTTGGGCTGTTACCGGCGCATGCCCGGGACCGTTATTTGCGCAGATAGGAAATGGCGCTACTGTTATAGCCGTAACACTGCTGAGTGCAATTGCCGGCACATGGGTGTATGGGAAATTCAGAGAGCAACTGCCACATTAA
- a CDS encoding YeeE/YedE family protein translates to MSLIEFIKQPWPWYVAGPLIGLTVPTLLIIGNKTFGISSSLRHICAACLPAKIPFFNYDWKKEVWNLFFVGGILLGGFIAFLFLQNPEPMIVNPKLSTELATYGITNYDSLVPTEVFNWSSLFTLRGFIMMVVGGFLVGFGTRYAGGCTSGHAIMGLSTLQWPSLVATISFMVGGFIMANLLLPFILKL, encoded by the coding sequence ATGAGCCTGATTGAATTTATTAAACAACCGTGGCCTTGGTATGTAGCTGGTCCATTGATCGGGTTAACAGTACCCACGCTACTCATCATTGGTAACAAAACCTTTGGTATCTCTTCTTCCCTGCGGCATATCTGCGCAGCATGTTTGCCTGCAAAAATTCCTTTCTTCAATTATGATTGGAAAAAAGAAGTATGGAACTTATTTTTTGTAGGCGGTATTTTATTAGGAGGCTTCATTGCGTTTCTCTTTCTGCAAAATCCTGAACCAATGATCGTGAATCCAAAGCTGAGTACAGAGTTGGCCACGTACGGAATTACAAATTACGATTCACTTGTTCCAACAGAAGTGTTTAACTGGAGCAGCCTGTTTACGCTGCGTGGTTTTATTATGATGGTGGTGGGTGGTTTCCTCGTTGGGTTTGGAACACGCTATGCCGGTGGATGCACAAGCGGACATGCAATCATGGGTCTTTCTACTTTGCAATGGCCTTCATTGGTAGCAACCATCAGTTTTATGGTGGGTGGTTTTATCATGGCCAATCTCCTTCTTCCTTTCATTCTTAAACTCTAA
- a CDS encoding rhodanese-like domain-containing protein, which produces MFNFFKKLFGPGTDFKTLQQQGAVIIDVRTAGEFSGGHIKGAINIPVDSIRSKINDIKKKGKPVITCCASGMRSGSATSILKQAGVEAYNGGSWMSLQNKMAS; this is translated from the coding sequence ATGTTCAACTTCTTCAAAAAATTATTTGGCCCGGGTACAGATTTTAAAACATTACAACAACAAGGTGCTGTTATTATTGATGTGCGTACTGCCGGTGAATTTAGCGGCGGCCATATTAAAGGAGCCATTAACATTCCGGTTGACAGTATCCGTTCAAAGATCAACGACATTAAGAAAAAAGGAAAGCCTGTTATTACTTGTTGCGCCAGTGGTATGCGTAGTGGTTCTGCCACATCTATCTTGAAACAGGCAGGCGTTGAAGCATATAACGGCGGATCATGGATGAGCTTACAAAATAAAATGGCATCATGA